Proteins from a genomic interval of Cheilinus undulatus linkage group 15, ASM1832078v1, whole genome shotgun sequence:
- the cobll1b gene encoding cordon-bleu protein-like 1b isoform X3, giving the protein MEVDNCVENHLHSCPRDFVKPISFVMDDQGSQPHPRSSDLRVSTKSKAPSPPGLKKLDSPGFSQWYPGNPHLTMEQKENLIDKELSLVVVLPGGIEKMTTVHGSKPLMDLLVTLCAKYHLNPSSHTLELVTSNRKNTKLKPNALIGTLDAEKILLKPKGEDKNKKTVPQMPEATVRMVINYKKTQKTILRVNPRVPLSDHLPAICEKCEFDVETTVLLRDVHSLAPLDMSHSLNDYAIREVYARDTKAPASPVYPASPTRTVTPGKNKNQKEEENKGLFSMFRRSRKKSYQATTVSAPASPVLVSKPRPLSMALPSSTSSMVGDTPKKRRAPQPPLLVSQSCPSDISTRRRLYSEPNAQLDHDQMLGLSRGSSAESSLKRTKRKAPPPPTSPSAITQEKVSLEENLAGAAASNTLEEIMEQEESTASVKSATASETQGEDGSLNMSADVSLHSPSPDTETLSTTPTEGHGDDQTRDLSSDGKYELHQLQSTVNDAAAVSEERTDDSTDMSEHADSGSTSCQVENASQQPVCEEPTPETVVECSSAPSSPPPPVTQDAEAQASAQANTETLGALTDGVESPTASAALRPAGEDAQVQTDFTPLPDPPAQEVSPSVAGASGKKDMATLTEELDLKPAESITSETMPCQDLPPIKSPSLYTTNSEPKPKPSNELTRDYIPKVGMTTYTIVPQKSVEKLRYFEVALTLEARPAAPDEEADISSLKLQEDAALKAEKEEQSEDLKTSTTAIQDTVNGGIPESIQPSSPSSLQKVDGNISSPCGSASKAGSPTEVKEIKIPPATKPKPSSFRLAQHKKIPGYYVTSAVEKSLTSSPERAKLPPPPSPPPVQRQETTGVQLSPKVEEKTAAFPQITRQTSLSCKEPNSGLSLEKLRSFAAPRPYTPTTPSRFAQAVSSAVKRSQSLIHGQKSPRSPLSSPSFSPVTSPSAVMESKGFSKLKDDESKEPDADKDSSLQGVEEQPQPFSGIVQMEGEGSP; this is encoded by the exons GGTGTCGACCAAAAGCAAAGCACCATCCCCGCCTGGACTAAAGAAGTTGGATTCCCCAGGTTTCTCCCAGTGGTACCCAGGAAACCCTCATCTGACCATGGAACAGAAGGAGAACCTGATTGATAAAGAGCTTTCCCTGGTTGTGGTTCTGCCTGGAGGAATAGAAAAGATGACCACAGTCCATGGAAG CAAACCCCTCATGGATCTTTTAGTAACACTTTGTGCAAAGTATCACCTGAACCCATCGAGCCACACTTTAGAACTGGTCACCTCCAACAGAAAGAACACCAAACTCAAGCCCAACGCCCTCATAGGAACTCTGGATGCCGAGAAGATCCTACTCAAACCTAAAGGGGAGGATAAGAATAAGAAGACAGTTCCTCAAATGCCTGAG GCCACTGTGCGGATGGTGATAAACTACAAAAAGACCCAGAAGACGATCCTGAGAGTGAATCCCAGAGTCCCCCTGTCTGATCACTTGCCAGCCATTTGTGAGAAATGTGAATTTGACGTTGAGACGACAGTTCTGCTGAGAGACGTCCACTCACTGGCCCCTTTGGATATGTCCCACTCTCTGAATGATTATGCAATAAGGGAGGTTTATGCAAGGGACACAAAAG CACCGGCTTCTCCTGTGTATCCGGCCTCCCCAACTCGTACAG TCACaccaggaaaaaataaaaaccagaaagaagaagaaaacaaaggccTCTTCAGCATGTTTAGAAGAAGCAGGAAAAAGTCGTACCAG GCAACGACAGTCAGTGCCCCGGCTTCTCCTGTGTTGGTGAGCAAACCTCGACCTCTCAGCATGGCCCTACCCAGCTCCACTTCATCCATGGTTGGTGACACACCAAAGAAGAGGCGTGCACCACAGCCCCCTTTACTCGTGTCGCAGAGCTGCCCCTCGGACATCAGCACCCGACGAAGGCTCTACTCAGAGCCTAACGCACAGCTGGACCACGACCAG ATGCTGGGTTTGAGTCGGGGGTCGTCAGCAGAGTCGTCACTGAAGAGGACCAAACGAAAAGCTCCTCCGCCGCCAACGTCTCCGAGCGCCATTACCCAAGAAAAAGTTTCCCTGGAGGAGAACTTGGCag GGGCTGCAGCTTCAAACACACTGGAGGAGATCATGGAGCAAGAGGAGTCCACTGCTTCTGTAAAGTCTGCAACTGCTAGTGAAACCCAGGGAGAGGACGGCAGCCTCAACATGTCCGCAGATGTGTCTTTACATTCCCCGTCCccagacactgagacactgagcaCGACGCCCACTGAGGGCCATGGGGACGATCAGACTCGTGATCTGTCCTCAGATGGCAAGTACGAACTTCA TCAACTGCAGAGCACAGTGAATGATGCTGCAGCTGTGAGTGAAGAAAGGACCGACGACAGCACAGACATGTCTGAACATGCTGATTCAG GTAGCACTTCATGTCAGGTTGAAAATGCAAGCCAACAGCCTGTCTGTGAGGAGCCTACACCTGAGACTGTTGTTGAGTGCAGTTCTGCACCcagcagccctcctccacctgtCACGCAGGATGCAGAAGCACAGGCGTCTGCTCAGGCAAACACTGAAACCCTCGGGGCGCTGACTGACGGCGTGGAAAGTCCGACAGCGTCTGCTGCATTACGCCCTGCAGGAGAGGACGCTCAAGTGCAAACAGATTTCACACCATTACCTGATCCTCCGGCACAAGAAGTTTCTCCCTCCGTTGCCGGAGCATCAGGGAAGAAAGACATGGCCACTTTGACGGAGGAACTAGACCTCAAACCTGCAGAATCCATCACCTCTGAGACCATGCCATGCCAAGACTTGCCACCTATAAAATCCCCCTCTCTTTACACCACGAACTCTGAGCCAAAGCCCAAGCCTTCCAACGAGCTGACGAGGGACTACATCCCCAAAGTGGGGATGACCACGTATACTATTGTGCCTCAGAAATCTGTGGAGAAACTTCGATATTTTGAGGTTGCACTGACACTGGAGGCGCGCCCTGCTGCTCCAGACGAAGAAGCTGATATCAGCTCTCTGAAACTACAGGAGGATGCGGCTCTGAAGGCAGAGAAGGAGGAACAAAGTGAGGATTTAAAGACTAGCACTACTGCTATACAAGACACTGTTAATGGAGGTATACCTGAATCCATTCAGCCTTCATCACCATCCAGTTTACAGAAAGTAGATGGTAACATCTCGTCCCCGTGTGGTTCAGCATCTAAAGCCGGTTCACCCACAGAGGTCAAGGAGATTAAAATTCCACCTGCAACTAAACCCAAGCCTAGTTCTTTCCGCTTGGCACAGCACAAAAAAATACCTGGGTATTACGTAACTTCAGCGGTGGAAAAGAGCCTCACTTCCAGTCCAGAGAGAGCAAAGTTACCTCCGCCTCCTTCCCCACCTCCTGTGCAGAGACAAGAAACGACAGGCGTCCAGCTGAGCCctaaagtggaagaaaagactGCTGCTTTCCCACAAATAACAAGGCAAACTAGCCTGTCATGTAAAGAGCCAAACTCTGGTTTAAGCTTGGAAAAATTGAGGAGTTTCGCAGCGCCTCGGCCCTACACTCCCACAACCCCATCCCGCTTTGCCCAGGCTGTGTCCTCGGCTGTGAAGAGAAGCCAGTCTTTAATCCACGGGCAAAAATCGCCTCGCTCTCCTCTTTCTTCACCATCTTTCTCCCCAGTCACAAGTCCCTCAGCTGTAATGGAGTCAAAAGGATTCTCTAAGCTTAAG GATGATGAAAGTAAAGAGCCGGATGCTGACAAAGACTCATCTCTGCAGGGAGTAGAAGAGCAGCCACAACCTTTTAGTGGGATTGTTCAAATGGAAGGAGAGGGCAGTCCATAG
- the cobll1b gene encoding cordon-bleu protein-like 1b isoform X1 — MEVDNCVENHLHSCPRDFVKPISFVMDDQGSQPHPRSSDLRPMQRQHHCRRHTDPPVDLPLLSSLTPEQDPEILELLHLGVSTKSKAPSPPGLKKLDSPGFSQWYPGNPHLTMEQKENLIDKELSLVVVLPGGIEKMTTVHGSKPLMDLLVTLCAKYHLNPSSHTLELVTSNRKNTKLKPNALIGTLDAEKILLKPKGEDKNKKTVPQMPEATVRMVINYKKTQKTILRVNPRVPLSDHLPAICEKCEFDVETTVLLRDVHSLAPLDMSHSLNDYAIREVYARDTKAPASPVYPASPTRTVTPGKNKNQKEEENKGLFSMFRRSRKKSYQATTVSAPASPVLVSKPRPLSMALPSSTSSMVGDTPKKRRAPQPPLLVSQSCPSDISTRRRLYSEPNAQLDHDQMLGLSRGSSAESSLKRTKRKAPPPPTSPSAITQEKVSLEENLAGAAASNTLEEIMEQEESTASVKSATASETQGEDGSLNMSADVSLHSPSPDTETLSTTPTEGHGDDQTRDLSSDGKYELHQLQSTVNDAAAVSEERTDDSTDMSEHADSGSTSCQVENASQQPVCEEPTPETVVECSSAPSSPPPPVTQDAEAQASAQANTETLGALTDGVESPTASAALRPAGEDAQVQTDFTPLPDPPAQEVSPSVAGASGKKDMATLTEELDLKPAESITSETMPCQDLPPIKSPSLYTTNSEPKPKPSNELTRDYIPKVGMTTYTIVPQKSVEKLRYFEVALTLEARPAAPDEEADISSLKLQEDAALKAEKEEQSEDLKTSTTAIQDTVNGGIPESIQPSSPSSLQKVDGNISSPCGSASKAGSPTEVKEIKIPPATKPKPSSFRLAQHKKIPGYYVTSAVEKSLTSSPERAKLPPPPSPPPVQRQETTGVQLSPKVEEKTAAFPQITRQTSLSCKEPNSGLSLEKLRSFAAPRPYTPTTPSRFAQAVSSAVKRSQSLIHGQKSPRSPLSSPSFSPVTSPSAVMESKGFSKLKDDESKEPDADKDSSLQGVEEQPQPFSGIVQMEGEGSP; from the exons GGTGTCGACCAAAAGCAAAGCACCATCCCCGCCTGGACTAAAGAAGTTGGATTCCCCAGGTTTCTCCCAGTGGTACCCAGGAAACCCTCATCTGACCATGGAACAGAAGGAGAACCTGATTGATAAAGAGCTTTCCCTGGTTGTGGTTCTGCCTGGAGGAATAGAAAAGATGACCACAGTCCATGGAAG CAAACCCCTCATGGATCTTTTAGTAACACTTTGTGCAAAGTATCACCTGAACCCATCGAGCCACACTTTAGAACTGGTCACCTCCAACAGAAAGAACACCAAACTCAAGCCCAACGCCCTCATAGGAACTCTGGATGCCGAGAAGATCCTACTCAAACCTAAAGGGGAGGATAAGAATAAGAAGACAGTTCCTCAAATGCCTGAG GCCACTGTGCGGATGGTGATAAACTACAAAAAGACCCAGAAGACGATCCTGAGAGTGAATCCCAGAGTCCCCCTGTCTGATCACTTGCCAGCCATTTGTGAGAAATGTGAATTTGACGTTGAGACGACAGTTCTGCTGAGAGACGTCCACTCACTGGCCCCTTTGGATATGTCCCACTCTCTGAATGATTATGCAATAAGGGAGGTTTATGCAAGGGACACAAAAG CACCGGCTTCTCCTGTGTATCCGGCCTCCCCAACTCGTACAG TCACaccaggaaaaaataaaaaccagaaagaagaagaaaacaaaggccTCTTCAGCATGTTTAGAAGAAGCAGGAAAAAGTCGTACCAG GCAACGACAGTCAGTGCCCCGGCTTCTCCTGTGTTGGTGAGCAAACCTCGACCTCTCAGCATGGCCCTACCCAGCTCCACTTCATCCATGGTTGGTGACACACCAAAGAAGAGGCGTGCACCACAGCCCCCTTTACTCGTGTCGCAGAGCTGCCCCTCGGACATCAGCACCCGACGAAGGCTCTACTCAGAGCCTAACGCACAGCTGGACCACGACCAG ATGCTGGGTTTGAGTCGGGGGTCGTCAGCAGAGTCGTCACTGAAGAGGACCAAACGAAAAGCTCCTCCGCCGCCAACGTCTCCGAGCGCCATTACCCAAGAAAAAGTTTCCCTGGAGGAGAACTTGGCag GGGCTGCAGCTTCAAACACACTGGAGGAGATCATGGAGCAAGAGGAGTCCACTGCTTCTGTAAAGTCTGCAACTGCTAGTGAAACCCAGGGAGAGGACGGCAGCCTCAACATGTCCGCAGATGTGTCTTTACATTCCCCGTCCccagacactgagacactgagcaCGACGCCCACTGAGGGCCATGGGGACGATCAGACTCGTGATCTGTCCTCAGATGGCAAGTACGAACTTCA TCAACTGCAGAGCACAGTGAATGATGCTGCAGCTGTGAGTGAAGAAAGGACCGACGACAGCACAGACATGTCTGAACATGCTGATTCAG GTAGCACTTCATGTCAGGTTGAAAATGCAAGCCAACAGCCTGTCTGTGAGGAGCCTACACCTGAGACTGTTGTTGAGTGCAGTTCTGCACCcagcagccctcctccacctgtCACGCAGGATGCAGAAGCACAGGCGTCTGCTCAGGCAAACACTGAAACCCTCGGGGCGCTGACTGACGGCGTGGAAAGTCCGACAGCGTCTGCTGCATTACGCCCTGCAGGAGAGGACGCTCAAGTGCAAACAGATTTCACACCATTACCTGATCCTCCGGCACAAGAAGTTTCTCCCTCCGTTGCCGGAGCATCAGGGAAGAAAGACATGGCCACTTTGACGGAGGAACTAGACCTCAAACCTGCAGAATCCATCACCTCTGAGACCATGCCATGCCAAGACTTGCCACCTATAAAATCCCCCTCTCTTTACACCACGAACTCTGAGCCAAAGCCCAAGCCTTCCAACGAGCTGACGAGGGACTACATCCCCAAAGTGGGGATGACCACGTATACTATTGTGCCTCAGAAATCTGTGGAGAAACTTCGATATTTTGAGGTTGCACTGACACTGGAGGCGCGCCCTGCTGCTCCAGACGAAGAAGCTGATATCAGCTCTCTGAAACTACAGGAGGATGCGGCTCTGAAGGCAGAGAAGGAGGAACAAAGTGAGGATTTAAAGACTAGCACTACTGCTATACAAGACACTGTTAATGGAGGTATACCTGAATCCATTCAGCCTTCATCACCATCCAGTTTACAGAAAGTAGATGGTAACATCTCGTCCCCGTGTGGTTCAGCATCTAAAGCCGGTTCACCCACAGAGGTCAAGGAGATTAAAATTCCACCTGCAACTAAACCCAAGCCTAGTTCTTTCCGCTTGGCACAGCACAAAAAAATACCTGGGTATTACGTAACTTCAGCGGTGGAAAAGAGCCTCACTTCCAGTCCAGAGAGAGCAAAGTTACCTCCGCCTCCTTCCCCACCTCCTGTGCAGAGACAAGAAACGACAGGCGTCCAGCTGAGCCctaaagtggaagaaaagactGCTGCTTTCCCACAAATAACAAGGCAAACTAGCCTGTCATGTAAAGAGCCAAACTCTGGTTTAAGCTTGGAAAAATTGAGGAGTTTCGCAGCGCCTCGGCCCTACACTCCCACAACCCCATCCCGCTTTGCCCAGGCTGTGTCCTCGGCTGTGAAGAGAAGCCAGTCTTTAATCCACGGGCAAAAATCGCCTCGCTCTCCTCTTTCTTCACCATCTTTCTCCCCAGTCACAAGTCCCTCAGCTGTAATGGAGTCAAAAGGATTCTCTAAGCTTAAG GATGATGAAAGTAAAGAGCCGGATGCTGACAAAGACTCATCTCTGCAGGGAGTAGAAGAGCAGCCACAACCTTTTAGTGGGATTGTTCAAATGGAAGGAGAGGGCAGTCCATAG
- the cobll1b gene encoding cordon-bleu protein-like 1b isoform X2 — protein MEVDNCVENHLHSCPRDFVKPISFVMDDQGSQPHPRSSDLRPMQRQHHCRRHTDPPVDLPLLSSLTPEQDPEILELLHLGVSTKSKAPSPPGLKKLDSPGFSQWYPGNPHLTMEQKENLIDKELSLVVVLPGGIEKMTTVHGSKPLMDLLVTLCAKYHLNPSSHTLELVTSNRKNTKLKPNALIGTLDAEKILLKPKGEDKNKKTVPQMPEATVRMVINYKKTQKTILRVNPRVPLSDHLPAICEKCEFDVETTVLLRDVHSLAPLDMSHSLNDYAIREVYARDTKAPASPVYPASPTRTVTPGKNKNQKEEENKGLFSMFRRSRKKSYQATTVSAPASPVLVSKPRPLSMALPSSTSSMVGDTPKKRRAPQPPLLVSQSCPSDISTRRRLYSEPNAQLDHDQMLGLSRGSSAESSLKRTKRKAPPPPTSPSAITQEKVSLEENLAGAAASNTLEEIMEQEESTASVKSATASETQGEDGSLNMSADVSLHSPSPDTETLSTTPTEGHGDDQTRDLSSDGNQLQSTVNDAAAVSEERTDDSTDMSEHADSGSTSCQVENASQQPVCEEPTPETVVECSSAPSSPPPPVTQDAEAQASAQANTETLGALTDGVESPTASAALRPAGEDAQVQTDFTPLPDPPAQEVSPSVAGASGKKDMATLTEELDLKPAESITSETMPCQDLPPIKSPSLYTTNSEPKPKPSNELTRDYIPKVGMTTYTIVPQKSVEKLRYFEVALTLEARPAAPDEEADISSLKLQEDAALKAEKEEQSEDLKTSTTAIQDTVNGGIPESIQPSSPSSLQKVDGNISSPCGSASKAGSPTEVKEIKIPPATKPKPSSFRLAQHKKIPGYYVTSAVEKSLTSSPERAKLPPPPSPPPVQRQETTGVQLSPKVEEKTAAFPQITRQTSLSCKEPNSGLSLEKLRSFAAPRPYTPTTPSRFAQAVSSAVKRSQSLIHGQKSPRSPLSSPSFSPVTSPSAVMESKGFSKLKDDESKEPDADKDSSLQGVEEQPQPFSGIVQMEGEGSP, from the exons GGTGTCGACCAAAAGCAAAGCACCATCCCCGCCTGGACTAAAGAAGTTGGATTCCCCAGGTTTCTCCCAGTGGTACCCAGGAAACCCTCATCTGACCATGGAACAGAAGGAGAACCTGATTGATAAAGAGCTTTCCCTGGTTGTGGTTCTGCCTGGAGGAATAGAAAAGATGACCACAGTCCATGGAAG CAAACCCCTCATGGATCTTTTAGTAACACTTTGTGCAAAGTATCACCTGAACCCATCGAGCCACACTTTAGAACTGGTCACCTCCAACAGAAAGAACACCAAACTCAAGCCCAACGCCCTCATAGGAACTCTGGATGCCGAGAAGATCCTACTCAAACCTAAAGGGGAGGATAAGAATAAGAAGACAGTTCCTCAAATGCCTGAG GCCACTGTGCGGATGGTGATAAACTACAAAAAGACCCAGAAGACGATCCTGAGAGTGAATCCCAGAGTCCCCCTGTCTGATCACTTGCCAGCCATTTGTGAGAAATGTGAATTTGACGTTGAGACGACAGTTCTGCTGAGAGACGTCCACTCACTGGCCCCTTTGGATATGTCCCACTCTCTGAATGATTATGCAATAAGGGAGGTTTATGCAAGGGACACAAAAG CACCGGCTTCTCCTGTGTATCCGGCCTCCCCAACTCGTACAG TCACaccaggaaaaaataaaaaccagaaagaagaagaaaacaaaggccTCTTCAGCATGTTTAGAAGAAGCAGGAAAAAGTCGTACCAG GCAACGACAGTCAGTGCCCCGGCTTCTCCTGTGTTGGTGAGCAAACCTCGACCTCTCAGCATGGCCCTACCCAGCTCCACTTCATCCATGGTTGGTGACACACCAAAGAAGAGGCGTGCACCACAGCCCCCTTTACTCGTGTCGCAGAGCTGCCCCTCGGACATCAGCACCCGACGAAGGCTCTACTCAGAGCCTAACGCACAGCTGGACCACGACCAG ATGCTGGGTTTGAGTCGGGGGTCGTCAGCAGAGTCGTCACTGAAGAGGACCAAACGAAAAGCTCCTCCGCCGCCAACGTCTCCGAGCGCCATTACCCAAGAAAAAGTTTCCCTGGAGGAGAACTTGGCag GGGCTGCAGCTTCAAACACACTGGAGGAGATCATGGAGCAAGAGGAGTCCACTGCTTCTGTAAAGTCTGCAACTGCTAGTGAAACCCAGGGAGAGGACGGCAGCCTCAACATGTCCGCAGATGTGTCTTTACATTCCCCGTCCccagacactgagacactgagcaCGACGCCCACTGAGGGCCATGGGGACGATCAGACTCGTGATCTGTCCTCAGATGGCAA TCAACTGCAGAGCACAGTGAATGATGCTGCAGCTGTGAGTGAAGAAAGGACCGACGACAGCACAGACATGTCTGAACATGCTGATTCAG GTAGCACTTCATGTCAGGTTGAAAATGCAAGCCAACAGCCTGTCTGTGAGGAGCCTACACCTGAGACTGTTGTTGAGTGCAGTTCTGCACCcagcagccctcctccacctgtCACGCAGGATGCAGAAGCACAGGCGTCTGCTCAGGCAAACACTGAAACCCTCGGGGCGCTGACTGACGGCGTGGAAAGTCCGACAGCGTCTGCTGCATTACGCCCTGCAGGAGAGGACGCTCAAGTGCAAACAGATTTCACACCATTACCTGATCCTCCGGCACAAGAAGTTTCTCCCTCCGTTGCCGGAGCATCAGGGAAGAAAGACATGGCCACTTTGACGGAGGAACTAGACCTCAAACCTGCAGAATCCATCACCTCTGAGACCATGCCATGCCAAGACTTGCCACCTATAAAATCCCCCTCTCTTTACACCACGAACTCTGAGCCAAAGCCCAAGCCTTCCAACGAGCTGACGAGGGACTACATCCCCAAAGTGGGGATGACCACGTATACTATTGTGCCTCAGAAATCTGTGGAGAAACTTCGATATTTTGAGGTTGCACTGACACTGGAGGCGCGCCCTGCTGCTCCAGACGAAGAAGCTGATATCAGCTCTCTGAAACTACAGGAGGATGCGGCTCTGAAGGCAGAGAAGGAGGAACAAAGTGAGGATTTAAAGACTAGCACTACTGCTATACAAGACACTGTTAATGGAGGTATACCTGAATCCATTCAGCCTTCATCACCATCCAGTTTACAGAAAGTAGATGGTAACATCTCGTCCCCGTGTGGTTCAGCATCTAAAGCCGGTTCACCCACAGAGGTCAAGGAGATTAAAATTCCACCTGCAACTAAACCCAAGCCTAGTTCTTTCCGCTTGGCACAGCACAAAAAAATACCTGGGTATTACGTAACTTCAGCGGTGGAAAAGAGCCTCACTTCCAGTCCAGAGAGAGCAAAGTTACCTCCGCCTCCTTCCCCACCTCCTGTGCAGAGACAAGAAACGACAGGCGTCCAGCTGAGCCctaaagtggaagaaaagactGCTGCTTTCCCACAAATAACAAGGCAAACTAGCCTGTCATGTAAAGAGCCAAACTCTGGTTTAAGCTTGGAAAAATTGAGGAGTTTCGCAGCGCCTCGGCCCTACACTCCCACAACCCCATCCCGCTTTGCCCAGGCTGTGTCCTCGGCTGTGAAGAGAAGCCAGTCTTTAATCCACGGGCAAAAATCGCCTCGCTCTCCTCTTTCTTCACCATCTTTCTCCCCAGTCACAAGTCCCTCAGCTGTAATGGAGTCAAAAGGATTCTCTAAGCTTAAG GATGATGAAAGTAAAGAGCCGGATGCTGACAAAGACTCATCTCTGCAGGGAGTAGAAGAGCAGCCACAACCTTTTAGTGGGATTGTTCAAATGGAAGGAGAGGGCAGTCCATAG